The proteins below come from a single Stomoxys calcitrans chromosome 1, idStoCalc2.1, whole genome shotgun sequence genomic window:
- the LOC106088956 gene encoding carboxypeptidase B, translating into MLKVSCSSCSHFKMRSQFIFAIIVVLVGSTVASNLAGYEGYNKYTIFHDREEAFNYMVELQTQDVDLDFWLLSRNMSIVSVSPIMQPIFEERLHELGVTYQAKPLMEEMRLFNETISSSNESDCEGSHCERSRTRRQARGFFAHFPRYTEILGFMSALSHRYPQYCRYESLGRSSEGRHLAVLSISLNSRVRQRRVAYIQAGTHGREWITPLSVLYFANEILTNIRAFQRVLSDVELYLLPLVNPDGYEYSFTNDRFWRKNRHRYPGRSCVGVDINRNFPNNWNARGASQNLCSEVFSGTSPASEPETAAISRYLEYNRNRVKLSLDVHSFGKFIFYPFGYARNAFAPTRGFLHQVALRAASQIAKYRGTTYNVGTSANILYEASGGLDDYAYGNLGIPMSFTLELPGDNFQVANSDIIHICKETFAGFVEFVRHVSLY; encoded by the exons CTACAACAAATACACGATATTCCATGACAGAGAGGAAGCCTTCAACTACATGGTTGAGCTCCAAACACAAGATGTTGATTTAGATTTTTGGCTATTGTCACGTAATATGTCCATTGTTTCGGTCAGTCCCATAATGCAACCTATCTTCGAAGAACGCCTACATGAACTGGGTGTAACATATCAAGCTAAGCCTTTGATGGAAGAGATGAGATTGTTCAATGAAACCATAAGCAGCAGCAATGAAAGTGACTGTGAGGGTTCCCACTGTGAACGTAGCAGAACAAGAAGACAGGCACGTGGTTTCTTTGCACATTTTCCACGATACACTGAG ATTTTAGGTTTCATGAGTGCTTTGTCCCACCGTTATCCTCAATACTGTCGCTATGAGTCCTTGGGTCGCTCTTCTGAAGGACGCCACTTGGCAGTGTTGTCCATATCTTTGAACAGCCGCGTTCGTCAACGTCGTGTTGCGTATATACAAGCTGGCACCCATGGTCGCGAATGGATTACCCCATTGTCGGTGTTGTACTTTGCCAATGAGATTTTGACTAATATCAGAGCTTTCCAAAGAGTGCTCAGTGATGTTGAATTGTATTTGTTGCCCTTGGTGAATCCCGATGGCTATGAATATTCCTTTACCAAT GATCGTTTCTGGCGTAAGAACAGACATCGTTATCCCGGCCGTTCATGTGTTGGTGTTGATATCAATcgcaatttccccaataactgGAATGCTCGTGGTGCCAGTCAAAAT CTATGCTCGGAAGTCTTCTCGGGTACTTCACCCGCCTCAGAACCCGAAACAGCAGCTATTTCCCGCTACTTGGAATACAATCGTAATCGTGTCAAGCTTAGCTTGGATGTGCATTCATTtggcaaatttattttctatcctTTCGGATATGCCAG AAACGCCTTTGCTCCCACCAGAGGTTTCCTGCACCAGGTGGCGTTACGTGCTGCAAGTCAAATAGCCAAATATCGTGGCACTACTTACAATGTGGGCACTTCTGCCAACATTTTGTACGAAGCTTCGGGTGGCCTGGATGATTATGCCTATGGAAATTTGGGTATACCCATGTCCTTTACCCTGGAGTTGCCCGGTGATAATTTCCAGGTGGCCAACTCTGACATCATACACATTTGTAAGGAAACTTTTGCCGGTTTTGTGGAATTCGTGCGACACGTGAGCTTGTATTAA